Proteins encoded within one genomic window of Mesorhizobium sp. AR10:
- a CDS encoding cytochrome b/b6 domain-containing protein, with translation MESVARSQSTAGADTAVPKDETLIYRQSRWTRLTHWLWAISLFFMLLSGLQIFNARPQLYIGKESGFGYNNTIFAIGAENTASGARGYTEIFGKRFDTTGVLGWSGPAGQETSRAFPSWATIPSYYDLGTARVVHFFFAWILTTTLVVWLVASLINGHLRRDLAPRIDDLRRLPRDIIDHAKLKFHHTREYNTLQKMAYGGVLFVLLPLMIITGLAMSPSMNSVLPFLNDLLGGRQTARTIHFVVMVLLVGFFVIHMLMILAAGPINELRSIITGWYRTDPPAHNDRTPERSA, from the coding sequence ATGGAATCTGTTGCCAGGAGCCAGTCCACTGCCGGGGCGGATACCGCCGTCCCGAAGGATGAGACGCTGATCTATCGGCAGTCGCGCTGGACAAGGCTGACGCACTGGCTCTGGGCCATCTCGCTGTTCTTCATGCTGCTTTCCGGCCTGCAGATCTTCAATGCCCGCCCCCAGCTCTATATCGGCAAAGAGTCGGGTTTCGGATACAACAACACGATCTTCGCCATCGGCGCTGAAAACACTGCAAGCGGGGCCCGCGGCTACACCGAAATCTTCGGCAAGCGGTTCGACACCACCGGCGTGCTCGGCTGGTCGGGACCGGCGGGTCAGGAGACCTCCCGCGCCTTCCCGTCCTGGGCCACGATCCCGTCCTACTATGATCTCGGCACCGCCCGTGTCGTCCATTTCTTCTTCGCCTGGATACTGACCACGACACTCGTCGTCTGGCTGGTCGCCAGCCTGATCAACGGCCATCTGCGCCGCGACCTTGCCCCGCGCATCGATGATCTCAGGCGGCTGCCGCGAGACATCATCGACCACGCCAAACTCAAATTCCACCACACACGCGAATACAACACGCTGCAAAAGATGGCCTACGGCGGCGTGCTGTTCGTGCTGCTGCCACTGATGATCATCACCGGCCTTGCCATGTCGCCGAGCATGAATTCGGTGCTGCCGTTCCTCAACGATCTGCTCGGCGGCCGGCAGACGGCACGCACCATCCATTTCGTTGTCATGGTGCTGCTGGTCGGCTTCTTTGTCATTCACATGCTGATGATCCTCGCCGCGGGGCCGATCAACGAGCTGCGCTCGATCATTACCGGCTGGTACCGGACCGACCCGCCGGCGCATAACGACAGAACGCCCGAGAGGAGCGCCTGA
- the gcvP gene encoding aminomethyl-transferring glycine dehydrogenase, with protein MSTTPIPFSARHIGPSTTDIRAMLAAIGVPSVETLISQAVPRSIRLDEPLNLPAPASEAEALAELSATMAKNMVLKSFIGAGYHGVDVPPVIQRNLFENPAWYTAYTPYQAEISQGRLEMLFNFQTLVAELTGLPVASASLLDEATAVAEAVGIALRHHRDKRIKIAFAGEPHPQTLDVVRTRAEPLGIEIDGETIDDNTAALLVSWPDTSGVYGDHKAAIEKARATGALVIFIADPLGLTLTEAPAKLGADIAVGPMQRFGVPMGFGGPHAAYCAVTDKLTRLMPGRLVGQSTDSKGRAGYRLALQTREQHIRRDKATSNICTAQALLANMATAYAIWHGPAGLQAIAGRIHGLANQLAAGLSAARVSVLGTSRFDTVTAEVKGKASSIAAAAEETGRLLRIIDADHVSISFDETSTEADLEAIAGLFGAKPGAAGAGTVPGKPRGKEFLSQPVFHENHSETEMMRFLRRLADKDLALDRAMIPLGSCTMKLNAAAEMMPVSWPSVANLHPFAPASHSTGYRAMIGELEGWLSEITGFDAVTLQPNAGSQGEYAGLLAIRAYHRSRGDSHRTVCLIPSSAHGTNPASAAMAGMSVVVVRCSEDGNIDMDDMRAKANEHSKNLAALMFTYPSTHGVYEEGARHLCALIHEHGGQVYFDGANLNALVGLARPGDIGADVCHMNLHKTFCIPHGGGGPGVGPIGVKAHLKPYLPGHVTEGSAHAVSAAPFGSASILPITWMYIRMMGASGLKQATETAIISANYVATRLAPHFPLLYKGRHDRIAHECILDTRVLKDSAGISVDDIAKRLIDYGFHAPTMSFPVAGTLMVEPTESEPKRELDRFCEAMIAIAGEAAKVAKGEWPLADNPLVNAPHTAAEALAGQWSHPYSRLEAAYPAGDADTSAKYWPPVSRIDNVAGDRNLVCSCPPLSEYLGAAE; from the coding sequence ATGAGCACAACACCCATCCCCTTCTCGGCCCGCCACATCGGCCCGAGCACCACCGATATCAGAGCCATGTTGGCCGCCATCGGCGTTCCCTCGGTCGAGACATTGATCAGCCAGGCCGTGCCGAGGTCGATTCGCCTCGACGAGCCGCTGAATCTGCCCGCCCCGGCCAGCGAAGCTGAAGCCCTGGCCGAGTTGTCAGCGACCATGGCAAAGAACATGGTGCTGAAGAGCTTCATCGGCGCCGGTTACCACGGCGTCGACGTGCCCCCGGTCATCCAGCGCAACCTGTTCGAGAACCCGGCCTGGTACACGGCCTACACGCCCTACCAGGCAGAGATCAGCCAGGGCCGGCTTGAAATGCTGTTCAATTTCCAGACCCTGGTCGCGGAACTGACCGGCCTGCCGGTGGCGTCGGCCTCGCTGCTCGATGAAGCAACGGCAGTGGCCGAAGCCGTCGGCATTGCCTTGCGCCATCATCGCGACAAACGGATCAAGATCGCGTTTGCCGGTGAGCCGCATCCGCAGACCCTGGACGTGGTGCGCACCCGTGCCGAACCGCTCGGCATCGAGATCGACGGCGAGACCATCGACGACAACACAGCCGCGCTGCTCGTCTCCTGGCCGGACACATCAGGCGTCTATGGCGACCACAAGGCGGCGATCGAGAAGGCTCGCGCCACTGGCGCGCTGGTCATCTTCATTGCCGATCCGCTCGGCCTGACACTGACCGAGGCACCGGCGAAGCTTGGCGCCGACATCGCCGTCGGCCCGATGCAGCGCTTCGGCGTGCCGATGGGCTTTGGCGGGCCGCACGCCGCCTATTGCGCCGTGACCGACAAATTGACCCGGCTGATGCCCGGCCGCCTCGTCGGCCAATCGACCGACAGCAAGGGTCGAGCGGGCTACCGGCTTGCCCTGCAGACTCGCGAACAGCATATCCGCCGCGACAAGGCCACCTCCAACATCTGCACCGCGCAGGCGCTGCTCGCCAATATGGCGACGGCCTATGCCATCTGGCACGGCCCTGCCGGCCTGCAGGCGATTGCCGGACGCATCCATGGGCTCGCCAATCAGTTGGCTGCCGGCCTCTCGGCCGCCCGCGTGTCGGTACTGGGCACAAGCCGCTTCGACACGGTCACGGCGGAGGTGAAGGGCAAGGCCAGCTCGATCGCTGCCGCGGCAGAAGAGACCGGCCGCCTGTTGCGCATCATCGATGCCGATCATGTCAGCATCAGCTTCGACGAGACCTCGACAGAGGCCGATCTGGAAGCGATCGCCGGACTGTTCGGCGCCAAGCCCGGCGCTGCCGGCGCCGGCACCGTGCCTGGCAAGCCGCGCGGCAAGGAGTTCCTCAGCCAACCCGTCTTCCACGAGAACCACTCCGAAACCGAGATGATGCGCTTCCTGCGCCGGCTGGCCGACAAGGATCTGGCGCTCGACCGCGCCATGATCCCGTTGGGATCCTGCACCATGAAACTCAATGCGGCCGCCGAAATGATGCCGGTCAGTTGGCCGAGCGTCGCCAATCTGCATCCCTTTGCGCCGGCCAGCCACTCGACCGGCTACCGCGCCATGATCGGCGAGCTGGAAGGCTGGCTGTCGGAAATCACCGGCTTCGACGCTGTGACGCTGCAGCCCAATGCCGGCAGCCAGGGCGAATATGCCGGCCTGCTCGCCATCCGCGCCTATCACCGCTCGCGGGGCGACAGCCATCGCACCGTTTGCCTGATCCCGTCCTCCGCGCATGGCACCAATCCGGCCAGTGCGGCGATGGCGGGCATGAGCGTCGTCGTCGTGCGCTGCAGCGAGGACGGCAATATCGACATGGACGATATGAGAGCCAAGGCCAACGAGCATTCCAAGAATCTCGCGGCGCTGATGTTCACCTATCCCTCGACGCATGGCGTCTACGAGGAAGGCGCGCGCCACCTTTGCGCGCTCATCCACGAGCATGGCGGCCAGGTCTATTTCGACGGCGCCAACCTCAACGCCTTGGTCGGTCTCGCTCGCCCCGGCGACATCGGCGCCGACGTCTGCCACATGAACCTGCACAAGACCTTCTGCATCCCGCATGGCGGCGGCGGTCCGGGCGTCGGCCCGATCGGTGTCAAGGCTCACCTGAAGCCATATCTGCCGGGCCACGTCACCGAGGGCTCGGCGCATGCCGTATCGGCCGCACCGTTCGGCAGCGCGTCCATCCTGCCGATCACCTGGATGTATATCCGCATGATGGGCGCTTCCGGCCTGAAGCAGGCTACGGAAACCGCCATCATCTCGGCCAACTATGTGGCGACGCGGCTCGCGCCGCACTTCCCGCTCCTCTACAAGGGCAGGCACGACCGCATCGCACATGAGTGCATCCTCGACACCCGCGTGCTCAAGGACAGCGCCGGCATCAGCGTCGACGACATCGCCAAGCGGCTGATCGACTATGGGTTCCATGCGCCGACCATGTCGTTTCCGGTGGCCGGCACGCTGATGGTCGAACCGACCGAGTCCGAGCCCAAGCGGGAACTGGACCGTTTTTGCGAAGCGATGATCGCGATAGCGGGCGAGGCAGCCAAGGTGGCCAAGGGCGAATGGCCCTTGGCCGACAACCCGCTGGTCAATGCGCCGCACACAGCGGCCGAGGCGCTGGCCGGCCAGTGGAGCCATCCCTACTCGCGGCTGGAGGCGGCCTATCCCGCCGGCGATGCAGACACATCAGCCAAATACTGGCCGCCGGTGTCGCGCATCGACAATGTCGCCGGCGACCGCAACCTCGTCTGCTCCTGCCCACCGCTGTCGGAATATCTGGGCGCGGCAGAATAA
- a CDS encoding YaiI/YqxD family protein, with product MPAPAIYVDADACPVKAEVEKVAERHGVVVTYVSNGGLRPSRDPMIRNVVVSKGADAADDWIVDNAHANDIVVTADIPLAARSVALGAHVLGPTGRPFTPETIGMAVAMRDLKQHLRETGESKGYNASFAPQDRSRFLGELDRILRRALKSATPD from the coding sequence ATGCCCGCACCTGCCATCTACGTCGATGCCGATGCTTGCCCGGTCAAGGCCGAGGTCGAAAAGGTCGCCGAGCGCCATGGCGTCGTCGTTACCTATGTCTCCAATGGCGGCTTGCGGCCATCGCGCGATCCGATGATCCGCAACGTCGTGGTGTCCAAAGGCGCCGACGCCGCCGACGACTGGATCGTCGACAACGCGCACGCCAACGACATCGTGGTGACGGCGGACATCCCCCTTGCTGCCCGTTCTGTGGCGTTGGGCGCCCACGTGCTCGGGCCGACCGGTCGCCCGTTCACGCCGGAGACCATCGGCATGGCGGTGGCAATGCGCGACCTCAAGCAGCATTTGCGTGAAACCGGCGAAAGCAAGGGCTACAATGCCAGCTTCGCGCCGCAGGACCGCTCGCGGTTTCTCGGCGAACTCGATCGCATCTTGCGACGGGCACTCAAATCGGCCACACCGGATTGA
- the gfa gene encoding S-(hydroxymethyl)glutathione synthase produces MPEKLHPKIDNGLPKESASFAGGTLVCACTSKPVKVKVKGQIAHNHACGCTKCWKPEGAVFSVVAVAGTGDVTVTENGDKLKVVDPSALIQRHACTGCGVHMHGPVERDHPFKGLSFIHPERFVEDGWSPPGFTAFVSSIIESGVDPKRMDGIRAQLKSIGIEPYDCLNPGLMDYIATWTAKKSGALPA; encoded by the coding sequence ATGCCTGAGAAATTGCATCCAAAGATCGACAATGGATTGCCCAAGGAAAGCGCAAGCTTTGCCGGCGGCACGCTGGTCTGCGCCTGCACCAGCAAGCCGGTGAAGGTGAAGGTCAAGGGCCAGATCGCCCACAACCACGCTTGCGGCTGCACCAAATGCTGGAAGCCGGAAGGTGCAGTGTTCTCGGTCGTTGCCGTGGCAGGCACCGGCGATGTGACCGTCACCGAGAACGGCGACAAGTTGAAAGTGGTCGACCCGAGCGCGCTGATCCAGCGCCACGCCTGCACCGGCTGCGGGGTCCACATGCACGGACCGGTCGAGCGCGACCATCCCTTCAAGGGCCTGTCCTTCATCCATCCCGAGCGCTTCGTCGAGGACGGCTGGTCGCCTCCCGGCTTCACCGCCTTCGTCTCATCGATCATCGAATCCGGTGTCGACCCGAAGCGGATGGACGGCATTCGTGCGCAGCTGAAGTCAATCGGCATCGAGCCCTACGACTGCCTCAACCCCGGCCTGATGGACTACATCGCGACATGGACCGCGAAGAAGTCCGGAGCTTTGCCGGCCTGA
- the gcvH gene encoding glycine cleavage system protein GcvH: MAKTYFTEDHEWLRVEGGIATVGITDYAQEQLGDLVFVELPELGKKLTKGDTAVVVESVKAASDVYAPVDGEITEANGALSSDPSLVNSAATGDGWLWKMKLANESQLEGLMDEAAYQAHIG; the protein is encoded by the coding sequence ATGGCAAAGACCTATTTCACCGAAGACCATGAATGGCTACGCGTCGAAGGCGGCATCGCCACTGTCGGCATCACCGACTACGCGCAGGAGCAGCTCGGCGATCTCGTCTTCGTCGAACTGCCGGAACTCGGCAAAAAACTGACCAAGGGCGACACGGCGGTGGTGGTCGAATCCGTCAAGGCGGCATCGGACGTCTATGCGCCGGTCGACGGCGAGATCACCGAGGCCAATGGCGCGCTGTCGTCGGACCCGTCGCTGGTCAACTCGGCAGCGACCGGTGACGGCTGGCTGTGGAAGATGAAGCTGGCCAATGAGAGCCAGTTGGAAGGCCTCATGGATGAGGCCGCATACCAGGCCCATATCGGCTGA
- the gcvT gene encoding glycine cleavage system aminomethyltransferase GcvT — translation MTGDTTRHLPLEDLHTAAGARFGAFAGWSMPLTYPAGVMKEHLHSREQAGLFDISHMKLFEISGPGAVSLLNRACPLDAGALEVSQSKLSFFLNETGGILDDLIVTRLGDERFMVVANAGNAEADEKHLRALAKDFDAKVDALDRVFLAIQGPEAWAALSRAGIETGALLFMHGIESRKNWFMSRSGYTGEDGFEIGLPEAAARDLVAKLLQDERVLWVGLAARDSLRLEAGLCLHGLDITPEIDPASAALMWAIPKEIRATGSFIGADALRAIVASGPAQKRVGLKPEGRQPVRGGAALFDADGNPAGHVTSGGFGPSAGHPVAMGYVLTPLAKPATKLFADVRGTKIPVDVNPLPFTPHRYRKG, via the coding sequence ATGACGGGCGATACAACAAGACACCTTCCCCTCGAGGATCTGCACACGGCTGCCGGTGCGCGCTTTGGCGCTTTCGCCGGCTGGTCGATGCCGCTGACCTATCCGGCCGGGGTGATGAAGGAGCATCTGCACAGCCGCGAACAGGCCGGTCTCTTCGACATCTCCCACATGAAGCTGTTCGAGATCAGCGGTCCAGGCGCGGTTTCGCTGCTCAACCGCGCCTGCCCGCTCGACGCCGGCGCGCTCGAAGTCTCACAGTCCAAACTGTCCTTTTTCCTCAATGAAACAGGCGGCATCCTGGACGACCTGATCGTCACCAGGCTCGGCGACGAGCGTTTCATGGTCGTCGCCAATGCCGGCAATGCCGAAGCCGACGAAAAGCACCTGCGTGCGCTTGCCAAAGACTTCGATGCCAAGGTCGATGCGCTCGACCGCGTCTTCCTCGCCATTCAGGGTCCTGAGGCCTGGGCAGCACTTTCCCGTGCGGGCATCGAGACCGGCGCGCTGCTGTTCATGCACGGCATCGAGTCCCGCAAGAACTGGTTCATGAGCCGTTCCGGCTATACCGGCGAGGACGGTTTCGAGATCGGCCTGCCGGAGGCAGCCGCGCGGGATTTGGTCGCGAAATTGCTCCAGGATGAACGCGTGCTGTGGGTCGGCCTCGCCGCCCGCGACAGCTTGCGGCTCGAAGCAGGCCTCTGCCTGCACGGGCTGGACATCACGCCGGAAATCGACCCGGCCAGCGCCGCGCTGATGTGGGCGATTCCCAAGGAAATCCGCGCGACAGGCTCGTTCATCGGCGCCGATGCCTTACGCGCCATTGTTGCGAGTGGCCCTGCGCAAAAACGCGTCGGCCTGAAGCCCGAAGGCCGCCAGCCCGTGCGTGGCGGGGCCGCCCTGTTCGATGCCGATGGCAACCCTGCCGGCCATGTCACCTCAGGTGGCTTCGGCCCCTCGGCCGGCCATCCGGTCGCCATGGGCTATGTCCTGACACCGCTGGCCAAACCAGCCACAAAACTGTTCGCCGACGTTCGTGGGACGAAAATCCCGGTCGACGTCAATCCGCTCCCTTTCACACCTCATCGCTACCGCAAAGGATAA
- a CDS encoding molybdopterin-binding protein: MQKFQISRRKFLTSASLGVSGIMLSGCDAFDSQLGVGDGLRGFLESANGLTYRAQRWLAGSNALAPEFTEADIRQPQRPNGVTAPDDDVYKGLLANNFADWRLEVSGLVEKPLSLTREQLMNMPSRTQITRHDCVEGWSCIAKWTGTPLSLVLDQAVVKPQARYVMFHCLDTIDRSLSGDIKYYGSVDLIDARHPQTILAYGLNGKPLPVENGAPLRVRVERQLGYKMPKYLYKIELVDGFANVGGGRGGYWEDNGYDWYGGI, translated from the coding sequence ATGCAAAAGTTCCAGATCAGCCGCAGAAAATTCCTGACCTCGGCCAGCCTTGGCGTTTCCGGCATCATGCTGTCGGGCTGCGATGCCTTCGACAGCCAGCTTGGCGTCGGCGACGGCCTGCGCGGCTTCCTCGAAAGTGCCAATGGCTTGACATATCGCGCACAACGCTGGCTCGCCGGCAGCAATGCGCTGGCGCCGGAATTCACCGAGGCTGACATCCGCCAGCCGCAGCGGCCGAACGGCGTCACCGCACCCGACGACGATGTCTACAAGGGACTGCTCGCCAACAATTTCGCCGATTGGCGGCTCGAAGTTTCCGGCCTTGTCGAAAAGCCGCTGTCGCTGACCCGCGAGCAACTGATGAACATGCCGAGCCGCACGCAGATCACCCGCCACGACTGCGTCGAAGGCTGGAGCTGCATCGCCAAATGGACCGGCACGCCGCTGTCGCTGGTTCTAGACCAGGCGGTGGTCAAGCCGCAGGCGCGTTACGTCATGTTCCATTGCCTCGACACGATCGACCGCAGCCTGTCCGGCGACATCAAATATTACGGTTCGGTCGACCTGATCGATGCCCGCCACCCGCAGACGATTCTTGCCTATGGACTCAACGGCAAGCCGCTGCCGGTCGAGAATGGCGCGCCGCTGCGTGTCCGCGTCGAGCGCCAGCTCGGCTACAAGATGCCGAAATATCTCTACAAAATAGAACTGGTCGACGGCTTCGCGAATGTCGGCGGTGGTCGCGGCGGCTATTGGGAAGACAATGGCTATGACTGGTACGGCGGAATCTGA
- a CDS encoding AAA family ATPase, which produces MQNAVHTLLITGPAGVGKSTVCWEIGAKLADAQIAHAIVETDEIDRVYPRPGAEELERLRPGTTDVSTINLAAIWSTYHALGHTRLIMSGVMMHLGFDISWILAAIPNAEITVVRLQASEETLAERLSRREIGSGAGEQLQRTLRQARRMADENREGLLCILTDGKGPTELAETILRETGWHG; this is translated from the coding sequence ATGCAAAATGCCGTGCATACCCTTTTGATCACAGGTCCGGCCGGGGTCGGAAAATCCACCGTTTGCTGGGAGATCGGTGCGAAGCTCGCCGACGCGCAAATCGCCCATGCAATCGTCGAGACGGACGAAATCGACCGCGTCTACCCCCGACCAGGAGCCGAGGAACTGGAGAGACTGCGGCCCGGCACAACCGATGTCAGCACCATCAATCTGGCGGCCATCTGGTCGACCTATCACGCCCTGGGGCATACGCGATTGATCATGTCCGGCGTCATGATGCATCTGGGCTTCGATATCAGCTGGATCCTGGCCGCGATACCCAACGCCGAAATCACCGTCGTGCGCCTGCAGGCCTCGGAAGAGACACTGGCTGAGCGACTGTCGCGGCGCGAAATCGGATCCGGCGCCGGGGAACAGTTGCAGCGCACGCTACGCCAGGCGCGTCGCATGGCGGATGAGAACCGTGAAGGCCTGCTATGCATTCTGACGGACGGCAAAGGACCTACCGAGCTCGCGGAAACGATCTTGCGGGAAACCGGCTGGCATGGCTGA
- a CDS encoding S-(hydroxymethyl)glutathione dehydrogenase/class III alcohol dehydrogenase yields the protein MKTRAAVAVAAGKPLEIMEVDLDGPRDGEVLVEIKATGICHTDEFTLSGADPEGLFPAILGHEGAGVVVDVGKGVTSVKKGDHVIPLYTPECRQCPSCLSRKTNLCTAIRATQGQGLMPDGSSRFSIGKDKIFHYMGCSTFSNFTVLPEIALAKVNPDAPFDKICYIGCGVTTGIGAVINTAKVEQGATAVVFGLGGIGLNVIQGLRLAGADMIIGVDLNNDKKAWGEKFGMTHFVNPKEIDGDIVPHLVNMTKRGADQIGGADYTFDCTGSTKVMRQALEASHRGWGKSVVIGVAGAGQEISTRPFQLVTGRSWMGTAFGGARGRTDVPKIVDWYMDGKIQIDPMITHTLKLEDINKGFDLMHEGKSIRSVVVY from the coding sequence ATGAAAACCCGCGCCGCTGTCGCTGTCGCCGCTGGAAAGCCGCTGGAGATCATGGAGGTCGACCTCGACGGTCCGCGCGATGGCGAAGTGCTGGTCGAGATCAAGGCGACCGGCATCTGCCACACCGACGAGTTCACGCTGTCGGGCGCCGATCCCGAAGGCCTGTTTCCGGCCATCCTCGGCCATGAGGGCGCCGGCGTTGTCGTCGATGTCGGCAAGGGCGTCACTTCGGTCAAGAAGGGCGACCATGTCATCCCGCTCTATACGCCGGAATGCCGGCAGTGCCCGTCCTGCCTGTCGCGCAAGACCAATCTGTGCACCGCCATCCGTGCCACGCAGGGGCAAGGGCTGATGCCGGACGGCTCGTCGCGCTTCTCGATCGGCAAGGACAAGATCTTCCATTACATGGGCTGCTCGACCTTCTCCAACTTCACTGTGCTGCCCGAGATCGCGCTGGCCAAGGTCAATCCCGACGCCCCCTTCGACAAGATCTGCTACATCGGTTGCGGTGTGACGACCGGCATCGGCGCGGTGATCAACACCGCCAAGGTCGAGCAAGGCGCGACGGCGGTCGTCTTCGGCCTCGGCGGCATCGGCCTCAACGTCATCCAGGGCCTGCGCCTTGCCGGCGCCGACATGATCATCGGCGTCGACCTGAACAACGACAAAAAAGCCTGGGGCGAGAAATTTGGCATGACGCATTTCGTCAATCCGAAGGAGATCGACGGCGACATCGTCCCTCACCTCGTCAACATGACCAAGCGCGGCGCCGACCAGATCGGCGGCGCCGACTACACTTTCGACTGCACCGGCAGCACCAAGGTGATGCGCCAGGCGCTGGAAGCCTCGCATCGCGGCTGGGGCAAGTCGGTGGTCATCGGTGTCGCCGGCGCCGGACAGGAGATCTCGACCAGGCCGTTCCAGCTGGTCACCGGCCGCAGCTGGATGGGCACCGCCTTCGGCGGCGCGCGCGGTCGCACCGATGTGCCCAAGATCGTCGACTGGTACATGGACGGCAAGATCCAGATCGACCCGATGATCACCCACACGCTGAAGCTCGAGGACATCAACAAGGGCTTTGACCTCATGCATGAAGGCAAGTCGATCCGCAGCGTCGTCGTTTACTGA
- a CDS encoding helix-turn-helix transcriptional regulator, translating into MTFMQKREAQFLDALYLGVRDRAGFDASLELLGSLFDVTTAILLDFDAARPEVSAQATIGQFKGEAMQRYQRDFATLDPAPRAFMAQPAGTAIPTYRLLPEETRKPGVFFNEFFRPLGLEECLGGTLATTKGRFAMVGLQRTPDRDPFDDADIARLEALMPHLARALQLRRGFLELEGAAGAMSEICNRLAAGVVALDEHGRSLFINAAARKMAVVNDGLSIDRGGRLFALNRAASNRLAELENDVRSGGAGGIARAPRAAGRPAYTIMVAPFFIDHGVDKGKSRPRGVMFVIHDPLLKLRSDAQTIGALFGLPKGTAHLVAAIAANEDLQAYAERVGISMNTVRYHLKAAYSRTGVRRQSELVRLVTTALRDLTDHRDNGA; encoded by the coding sequence TTGACCTTTATGCAGAAGCGCGAGGCGCAGTTCCTCGACGCCCTCTATCTCGGTGTGCGCGACAGGGCCGGGTTCGACGCCTCGCTCGAACTCCTTGGCAGCCTGTTCGATGTGACGACGGCGATACTGCTGGATTTCGACGCAGCGCGGCCGGAAGTATCGGCCCAGGCCACGATCGGCCAGTTCAAAGGCGAGGCAATGCAGCGCTACCAGCGCGATTTCGCCACGCTTGATCCAGCTCCCAGGGCATTCATGGCACAGCCTGCCGGCACAGCCATCCCCACCTACCGCCTGCTTCCGGAAGAGACCCGCAAACCCGGCGTTTTCTTCAACGAGTTTTTCCGGCCATTGGGGCTGGAGGAATGCCTTGGCGGAACGCTGGCGACGACAAAAGGCCGTTTTGCCATGGTCGGCCTGCAGCGGACGCCCGACCGAGACCCTTTCGACGATGCGGACATCGCCAGGCTCGAAGCGCTCATGCCCCACCTTGCGCGGGCTTTGCAGCTTCGCCGCGGATTCCTCGAGCTCGAGGGGGCTGCCGGCGCCATGTCAGAGATCTGCAACCGGCTCGCGGCCGGCGTCGTGGCGCTTGACGAACATGGGCGCAGCCTCTTCATCAACGCTGCCGCGCGAAAGATGGCCGTCGTCAATGACGGCCTGTCGATCGACCGCGGCGGCCGGCTTTTCGCCTTGAACCGTGCCGCCAGCAACCGGCTCGCCGAACTCGAGAACGACGTGCGGTCAGGCGGCGCAGGCGGTATCGCGCGAGCACCCCGTGCCGCCGGCAGGCCTGCCTACACGATCATGGTCGCACCGTTCTTCATCGATCACGGAGTGGACAAGGGAAAATCGCGGCCGCGCGGGGTGATGTTCGTCATTCATGATCCGCTGCTCAAGCTTCGGTCGGACGCGCAAACGATCGGCGCCCTCTTTGGCTTGCCGAAGGGCACCGCCCACCTTGTCGCCGCGATCGCTGCAAATGAGGATCTGCAGGCATATGCCGAACGAGTCGGCATTTCGATGAACACGGTCCGCTATCATCTCAAGGCGGCTTACAGCCGGACAGGCGTGCGGCGGCAATCGGAACTGGTAAGGCTGGTCACCACCGCCTTGCGTGATCTCACCGACCATCGCGACAATGGCGCTTAG
- a CDS encoding DUF1345 domain-containing protein, which translates to MVDDTSVTAPTHRHKQFAVSAAIGVAALVVALLLKAPLPYSIGANAFFAAYVGLVLALMPRLTGTYLSKNARATDLPVLVIFAVTLFVVVIAIGSLFQLINQKDSALLELVFALLSIPLGWFAIHAMAALHYAHVYWMDGDEIDAKTKKKAPVGGLLFPGDKRPEGWDFLYFSAVIGMTAQTADTNISTTHMRRVVLVHSILSFFFNTVIVAAAVNLAVSLGSP; encoded by the coding sequence ATGGTTGACGACACCTCCGTCACGGCGCCGACGCACCGGCACAAGCAGTTCGCTGTGTCCGCTGCTATCGGTGTCGCTGCACTCGTCGTTGCACTGCTGCTCAAAGCGCCACTCCCCTACTCGATTGGCGCCAACGCCTTTTTTGCTGCTTACGTCGGCCTCGTACTTGCCCTGATGCCACGGCTTACCGGCACCTATCTCAGCAAGAATGCGCGCGCCACCGACCTGCCGGTTCTGGTGATCTTTGCCGTAACGCTGTTCGTCGTCGTCATCGCCATCGGCTCGCTGTTTCAGCTTATCAACCAGAAGGACAGCGCGCTGTTGGAGCTCGTCTTCGCACTGCTGTCGATCCCGCTCGGCTGGTTCGCCATCCATGCCATGGCGGCGCTGCATTATGCCCATGTCTACTGGATGGACGGCGATGAGATCGACGCCAAGACCAAGAAGAAGGCCCCGGTAGGCGGACTGCTTTTTCCGGGCGACAAACGACCGGAGGGCTGGGATTTCCTATACTTCTCAGCGGTTATCGGCATGACGGCGCAGACCGCCGACACCAACATCTCGACGACGCATATGCGCCGTGTCGTGCTGGTCCATTCGATCCTGTCGTTCTTCTTCAACACGGTGATCGTCGCCGCCGCGGTCAATCTCGCCGTCAGCCTCGGCAGCCCGTAA